A genomic stretch from Halococcus saccharolyticus DSM 5350 includes:
- the pdhA gene encoding pyruvate dehydrogenase (acetyl-transferring) E1 component subunit alpha — translation MSTQDDTDYQNAIETAQLDDEPIRILDDDGTLLSSAEPPALSEAELLEMYADIKLARHFDQRAVSFQRQGRIATYAPMTGQEGSQVATSHALDDEDWLFPTYRDHAAKYVHGADLAALLKTLRGYREGYAIPDDVNLMPEYIPIATQVPQAMGMAWGQMLQGNDDTAVLCHLGDGATSEGDFHEGLNFAGVFDVPAVFVCNNNQWAISVPRERQTASETIAEKAHAYGVEGVRVDGMDPLAVYAVTRAAIKKAKAPTDDERRPTLIESVQYRYGAHTTSDDPSVYRDEAESEAWRDRDPLDRLETYLYQTDVLNAEREAKIEARIEAEVATAIETAEAAETSPERMIEHVYEETPNRLQEQFDELSTLREKYGDDAFAEVLG, via the coding sequence ATGAGCACTCAAGACGACACTGACTACCAGAACGCCATCGAAACCGCTCAGCTCGACGACGAACCCATCCGCATCCTCGATGACGACGGCACCCTCCTGTCGAGCGCCGAGCCGCCGGCACTGTCCGAGGCGGAACTCCTCGAGATGTACGCGGACATCAAACTCGCCCGCCACTTCGACCAGCGGGCGGTGAGTTTCCAGCGCCAGGGCCGGATCGCGACCTACGCGCCGATGACCGGCCAAGAAGGCTCTCAGGTCGCCACCAGCCACGCGCTCGACGATGAAGACTGGCTGTTCCCGACCTATCGTGATCACGCCGCGAAGTACGTCCACGGGGCCGATCTCGCGGCGTTACTGAAAACGCTGCGCGGCTACCGCGAGGGGTACGCCATTCCGGACGACGTCAACCTCATGCCGGAGTACATCCCGATCGCCACGCAAGTTCCTCAGGCGATGGGGATGGCGTGGGGGCAGATGTTGCAGGGCAACGACGACACGGCCGTGCTCTGTCACCTCGGCGACGGCGCGACCAGCGAGGGCGACTTCCACGAGGGTCTTAACTTCGCGGGCGTGTTCGACGTCCCGGCGGTGTTCGTCTGCAACAACAACCAGTGGGCGATCTCGGTTCCCCGCGAGCGCCAGACCGCGAGCGAGACCATCGCGGAAAAGGCCCACGCGTACGGCGTCGAGGGCGTCCGTGTCGACGGGATGGATCCACTCGCGGTGTACGCGGTCACTCGCGCGGCGATCAAGAAGGCGAAAGCCCCGACCGACGACGAGCGTCGGCCGACGCTCATCGAGTCGGTCCAGTACCGCTACGGTGCCCACACCACCTCCGACGATCCGTCGGTCTACCGCGACGAAGCCGAGAGCGAGGCGTGGCGCGACCGCGACCCGCTCGATCGCCTCGAAACCTACCTCTACCAGACCGACGTCCTCAACGCGGAGCGCGAAGCGAAGATCGAGGCTCGGATCGAAGCGGAGGTCGCCACGGCGATCGAGACCGCCGAGGCGGCCGAGACGTCGCCCGAGCGGATGATCGAGCACGTCTACGAGGAGACCCCCAATCGACTCCAAGAACAGTTCGACGAACTGAGCACACTCCGCGAGAAGTACGGCGACGATGCGTTCGCGGAGGTGCTGGGATGA
- the paaD gene encoding 1,2-phenylacetyl-CoA epoxidase subunit PaaD, with amino-acid sequence MSSEIDAVPDPDAEYCAYTDYTEGEDVDGLPATGEDTEGTERDVWDALYDVQDPEMPISIVDLGLIYGVTVDGDRAAIDMTLTYTGCPARDMLRDEIREAVAGVSGIESVDLRLVWSPGWSIEMVTDQGKEDLREFGLSI; translated from the coding sequence ATGAGTAGCGAGATCGACGCCGTTCCCGACCCGGATGCCGAGTACTGCGCGTACACCGACTACACCGAAGGCGAGGACGTCGACGGGCTGCCGGCGACTGGTGAGGACACCGAAGGCACCGAGCGCGACGTGTGGGACGCGCTCTACGACGTCCAGGATCCCGAGATGCCGATCAGCATCGTCGACCTCGGGCTGATCTACGGCGTCACCGTCGACGGGGATCGCGCCGCGATCGACATGACGCTCACGTATACTGGGTGTCCTGCCCGCGACATGCTCCGCGACGAGATCCGCGAAGCCGTCGCCGGCGTGTCGGGGATCGAGTCGGTTGACCTCCGCCTGGTCTGGAGCCCTGGGTGGTCGATCGAGATGGTGACCGACCAGGGCAAAGAAGACCTCCGCGAGTTCGGCCTGAGCATCTGA
- a CDS encoding MBL fold metallo-hydrolase — MEITVLGTGSPVPTLERAGTSIAIEIDNETLLIDCGPGTTHRCIEHGVHPAEIESLFFTHQHMDHNADFFHFAIASWSLGRESLTVYGPPGTDRLLAALTDVYREDIDYRTRFYDDDGIEDIEWIETDGDLTVEGEDWRASALPVDHSIETYAYRFDTEGGSFVFSADTTPIGSLPEFAADADVLLQDACVARETTPPGERQGLVWDRLTEPMSDAQADRLSRTHCSPAEAGEIAAEAGVEMLVLTHLLPYRDTDAMVADAESTFGGEVVVAEDGSTFSV, encoded by the coding sequence GTGGAAATAACAGTTCTCGGAACGGGGAGCCCGGTCCCGACGCTCGAACGCGCAGGAACGAGCATCGCGATCGAGATCGACAACGAGACGCTGTTGATCGATTGCGGTCCCGGCACCACCCACCGCTGTATCGAGCACGGCGTTCATCCCGCCGAAATCGAGTCGCTGTTTTTCACCCACCAGCACATGGACCACAACGCCGATTTCTTTCACTTCGCCATCGCGAGCTGGTCGCTCGGCCGCGAGTCACTCACCGTCTATGGCCCGCCAGGCACCGATCGGCTGCTCGCGGCGCTCACCGACGTCTATCGAGAGGATATCGACTACCGAACGCGATTCTACGACGATGACGGTATCGAGGACATCGAGTGGATCGAGACCGACGGCGATCTCACTGTCGAGGGCGAGGACTGGCGTGCGAGCGCGCTCCCAGTGGACCACTCGATCGAGACCTACGCCTACCGGTTCGACACCGAGGGAGGTTCGTTCGTGTTCTCGGCCGACACGACGCCGATCGGGTCGCTCCCGGAGTTCGCGGCCGATGCGGACGTGCTCCTTCAGGATGCCTGCGTCGCGCGCGAGACCACGCCGCCGGGAGAGCGACAGGGTCTGGTCTGGGATCGACTGACCGAGCCGATGTCGGATGCGCAGGCCGATCGGCTCTCACGGACCCACTGCTCGCCCGCCGAGGCAGGCGAGATTGCAGCCGAGGCTGGGGTCGAAATGCTCGTCCTGACTCACCTGCTGCCCTATCGGGACACAGACGCGATGGTCGCAGACGCGGAATCGACTTTCGGAGGCGAGGTCGTCGTCGCCGAGGACGGGAGCACGTTCTCGGTGTGA
- the paaE gene encoding 1,2-phenylacetyl-CoA epoxidase subunit PaaE: MPRRSLDPSVDTTGKHDHAECPYCGSTETEREHPKGPSLCRSMHYCHDCEQPFEKFE, from the coding sequence ATGCCCCGCAGGAGCCTCGATCCGAGCGTCGACACGACCGGCAAGCACGACCACGCCGAGTGTCCGTACTGCGGATCGACCGAGACGGAGCGCGAGCACCCGAAAGGGCCGTCGCTCTGTCGCTCGATGCATTACTGTCACGACTGCGAACAGCCGTTCGAGAAGTTCGAATAG
- a CDS encoding ABC transporter ATP-binding protein — translation MSQPASTTGSTEDTSVVRLADVRKTYDLGGTVEALAGVSLTLDEGSYTAVMGPSGSGKSTLLNLVGALDTPDEGSVEVAGHDVAIDSEDDRAAIRGTEIGFVFQTFNLMPRSNAVENVTLPLVFDDWSRDRRRERAREVLERVGLGDRLDHRPTELSGGQRQRVAIARALAPDPSVVLADEPTGNIDTETGNEIMALLGEVHARGNTILLVTHERRIAEHADRIVHIRDGVIESIEQLDTDEHDTADHDDRAAGDRSGERHSADGSIGRDE, via the coding sequence GTGAGCCAGCCTGCCTCCACGACGGGATCGACCGAAGACACATCCGTGGTGCGCCTCGCCGATGTCCGGAAAACCTACGATCTCGGCGGCACCGTCGAGGCGCTCGCCGGCGTCTCGCTGACGCTCGACGAGGGATCGTACACCGCTGTGATGGGGCCGAGCGGGTCGGGCAAGAGCACCCTCCTCAACCTCGTTGGTGCGCTCGACACGCCCGACGAGGGCAGTGTCGAGGTCGCGGGCCACGACGTCGCCATCGACTCCGAAGACGACCGCGCCGCGATCCGCGGGACCGAGATCGGCTTCGTCTTCCAGACGTTCAACCTGATGCCCCGGTCGAACGCCGTCGAGAACGTCACACTCCCCCTCGTGTTCGACGACTGGTCGCGCGACCGGCGGCGCGAGCGCGCACGGGAGGTGCTGGAGCGGGTCGGGCTCGGCGACCGACTCGATCACCGCCCGACCGAACTTTCGGGGGGCCAGCGCCAGCGGGTTGCGATCGCGCGGGCGCTCGCACCCGATCCGTCGGTCGTACTCGCCGACGAGCCCACGGGAAACATCGACACTGAAACCGGGAACGAGATCATGGCGCTGCTCGGCGAGGTACACGCCCGCGGGAACACCATCCTGCTCGTGACCCACGAGCGCCGGATCGCGGAACACGCCGATCGAATCGTCCACATCCGTGACGGCGTGATCGAATCGATCGAGCAGCTCGACACCGACGAGCACGACACCGCCGACCACGACGACAGAGCGGCGGGCGATCGGTCCGGAGAGCGCCACTCGGCGGACGGCTCGATCGGGCGGGACGAGTGA
- a CDS encoding helix-turn-helix domain-containing protein, translated as MIDECLVVEFKVQNDDCPLADATRAAGVTVDARPPQLRADGYALLRFTAPDSEAFVASLDADDRIRYLHVSSVDGRRNGRCLSKHLCVVHDLVSAGFMVESLQYRDGSATLTGAVVGQEVLRGVLDTAGETVGVTLERTYPLGAEDESTVVQQWDLTPRQEEALRTAVGMDYFAVPRGATAAEVAAEIGISKSAFLERLHRGESALFGQVFA; from the coding sequence ATGATCGACGAGTGTCTCGTGGTCGAATTCAAAGTACAGAACGACGACTGTCCGCTGGCTGACGCCACGCGCGCGGCAGGAGTGACCGTCGACGCACGGCCGCCCCAGCTCCGAGCGGACGGCTACGCACTGTTGCGGTTCACCGCACCCGACTCCGAGGCGTTCGTAGCGTCGCTCGACGCCGACGACCGCATTCGATATCTCCACGTCTCGTCGGTCGACGGCCGGCGGAACGGGCGGTGTCTCTCGAAACACCTCTGTGTGGTCCACGACCTCGTGAGTGCGGGGTTCATGGTCGAGTCGCTCCAGTATCGTGATGGGAGTGCAACGCTCACCGGCGCGGTGGTGGGCCAAGAAGTCCTCCGCGGGGTACTCGATACAGCCGGCGAGACCGTCGGCGTCACGCTCGAACGGACTTATCCGTTGGGTGCAGAGGACGAGAGCACGGTCGTCCAGCAGTGGGACCTCACCCCACGACAGGAGGAGGCGCTTCGGACCGCCGTCGGGATGGACTACTTCGCCGTACCGCGCGGGGCGACCGCCGCGGAGGTCGCGGCGGAGATCGGGATCAGCAAGTCGGCGTTTCTCGAACGACTCCACCGTGGCGAGAGCGCACTGTTCGGCCAGGTGTTCGCGTAG
- a CDS encoding class I fructose-bisphosphate aldolase — MLALDDSAIARDGKILILAYDHGLEHGPTDFEGLEERMDPQTVFDVATHDAVTSIAVQKGIAEGYYPSYEDDVALVAKLNGTSNLWMGEPDSAVNCSVEYAADLGADAIGFTLYGGSNHEIEMAEEFRDAHEAAREYDLPSVMWSYPRGQGLKNDTSAGTIAYAARQALELGADVAKVKYPGSRDAMEHAVRAAGGPNGTKVIMSGGSKVSDEAFLESVKSVIDAGGAGLAVGRNIWQRENPTELLDALEQVIFEEASVDAALD; from the coding sequence ATGCTCGCACTCGACGATTCGGCGATCGCGCGCGACGGCAAGATCCTGATACTCGCCTACGATCACGGCCTCGAACACGGTCCGACCGACTTCGAAGGACTCGAAGAGCGGATGGACCCCCAGACCGTCTTTGATGTCGCAACCCACGACGCAGTCACGTCGATCGCGGTCCAGAAGGGGATCGCCGAGGGGTACTACCCCTCCTACGAGGACGACGTCGCGCTGGTGGCGAAGCTCAACGGCACCTCGAACCTCTGGATGGGCGAGCCGGATAGTGCAGTAAACTGCTCGGTCGAGTACGCCGCCGACCTGGGCGCGGACGCGATCGGGTTCACCCTCTACGGTGGCTCGAACCACGAGATCGAGATGGCCGAGGAGTTCCGCGACGCCCACGAGGCCGCCCGGGAGTACGATCTCCCCTCCGTGATGTGGTCGTACCCTCGCGGACAGGGACTCAAAAACGACACGAGCGCCGGAACCATCGCCTACGCCGCACGACAGGCGCTCGAACTCGGGGCCGATGTCGCGAAAGTCAAGTACCCCGGCAGCCGCGACGCGATGGAACACGCCGTCCGGGCGGCGGGCGGACCGAACGGCACGAAAGTCATCATGTCCGGTGGGTCGAAGGTCTCGGATGAGGCGTTCCTCGAGAGCGTGAAGTCGGTGATCGACGCCGGTGGTGCGGGGCTCGCGGTCGGCCGGAACATCTGGCAGCGCGAGAACCCGACCGAACTCCTCGACGCGCTCGAACAGGTGATCTTCGAGGAGGCGTCGGTCGACGCCGCGCTCGACTGA
- the paaA gene encoding 1,2-phenylacetyl-CoA epoxidase subunit PaaA, whose protein sequence is MDLDTVKERAGPREFSPKDDMPEEYRKAATRMIQFHANSEIMGAYLERPFIREAPSLERKLAYSAKVQDELGHGQLLYRAAESLGIKSRDQMLDELANGEGKFLNCFHYPMDSWVEVPMIAFFVDGAAMRRQATLRRSSWEPYAHAMDKVCFEEGFHIKHGESILAELASGSKKEQEMVQDAFETWWPRIIQFFGPTDDKSTHHDFAAEVGLKQMTNDGLRQAFLNSYVPKAKEYGLEIPDTPTIEHDEETDTYEIAEDELDWDEFFTVSKNEYEGGKHQIDARKRAQDTVAWVRESLDESEGATGSHAPQAAD, encoded by the coding sequence ATGGACCTCGATACCGTAAAGGAACGTGCTGGACCGCGGGAGTTCAGCCCGAAAGACGACATGCCCGAGGAGTACCGCAAGGCCGCGACCCGGATGATCCAGTTCCACGCGAACTCCGAGATCATGGGAGCGTACCTCGAACGGCCGTTCATTCGAGAGGCACCCAGTTTAGAACGGAAGCTCGCGTACTCGGCGAAAGTTCAGGACGAGCTCGGCCATGGCCAGCTCCTCTACCGGGCCGCCGAATCGCTCGGAATCAAGAGTCGCGACCAGATGCTCGACGAGCTCGCCAACGGTGAGGGGAAGTTCCTGAACTGCTTCCATTACCCGATGGACTCGTGGGTCGAGGTGCCGATGATCGCGTTCTTCGTCGACGGGGCCGCGATGCGCCGCCAGGCCACCCTCCGGCGGTCGAGCTGGGAGCCCTACGCCCACGCGATGGACAAGGTGTGCTTCGAGGAGGGCTTTCACATCAAACACGGCGAGAGCATCCTCGCCGAGCTCGCGAGCGGCTCGAAGAAGGAACAAGAAATGGTTCAGGACGCCTTCGAAACGTGGTGGCCCCGGATCATCCAGTTCTTCGGGCCGACCGACGACAAGTCGACCCACCACGACTTCGCCGCCGAGGTCGGGCTGAAGCAGATGACGAACGACGGGCTCCGCCAGGCGTTCCTGAACTCCTACGTCCCGAAGGCGAAGGAGTACGGCCTCGAAATCCCGGACACGCCCACCATCGAGCACGACGAGGAGACCGACACCTACGAGATCGCCGAGGACGAGCTCGACTGGGACGAGTTCTTCACGGTCTCGAAAAACGAGTACGAGGGTGGCAAGCACCAGATCGACGCCCGCAAACGGGCCCAAGACACCGTGGCGTGGGTCCGCGAGAGCCTCGACGAGTCCGAAGGGGCCACCGGCAGCCACGCACCACAGGCGGCCGACTGA
- a CDS encoding ABC transporter permease: protein MDLRETLRIATRSIRSHKLRSVLTVIGVVIGIASVVTFATFGASVEADIVGEIGSTTASNVYVLPTPGGEDGGDGGPGPGIGGLAQPVFTTSDVEGLREIEGVRQVLPRGNVGVSALSHANDTVSRSQITATTPASFPADAIVSGRAFQTGERAVVVSEAATRAFEDNLSVGDNLSITRANGGEVRVEVVGVANRTAGQFSFASFAGQPRFYVPIDPFYETTIESPSLGVSQNAYPQVTVVAEPARIETVKDDVQAYLGESDAAELKPESVELSAQTSGDFVEDIQEIINQVTRFVTGIAVIALIVGAIGIANIMLVSVTERTREIGIMKAVGARNRDVMGLFLAEATVLGGAGAIVGLPLGLAVAYGATAYAEVAFTPAYVWFAIAVGVGVLVGVVAGLYPAWRAARVDPIDALRYE, encoded by the coding sequence ATGGACCTCCGGGAAACCCTGCGGATCGCAACCCGTTCCATTCGATCACACAAGCTCCGATCGGTGCTGACGGTGATCGGGGTTGTTATCGGGATCGCGTCGGTGGTCACGTTCGCCACGTTCGGCGCGAGCGTCGAGGCCGACATCGTCGGCGAGATCGGGAGCACGACCGCGAGCAACGTCTACGTCCTGCCCACACCGGGCGGCGAGGACGGTGGCGACGGTGGCCCCGGGCCAGGGATCGGCGGGCTCGCCCAGCCGGTGTTCACGACCAGCGACGTCGAGGGGTTGCGCGAGATCGAGGGCGTCCGCCAGGTGCTGCCGCGCGGCAACGTCGGAGTGAGCGCGCTCAGCCACGCGAACGACACCGTCTCACGCTCGCAGATCACCGCGACCACGCCAGCCTCCTTCCCTGCGGACGCGATCGTTTCGGGGCGAGCGTTCCAGACGGGCGAACGGGCGGTGGTCGTGAGCGAGGCCGCCACCCGAGCCTTCGAGGACAACCTCTCGGTCGGTGACAATCTCTCGATCACCCGCGCGAACGGTGGGGAGGTCCGCGTTGAGGTCGTCGGCGTCGCGAACCGGACGGCCGGCCAGTTCTCCTTCGCCTCCTTCGCCGGCCAGCCGCGTTTTTACGTCCCGATCGACCCGTTCTACGAGACGACGATCGAGAGCCCCTCGCTCGGTGTGAGTCAGAACGCCTACCCCCAGGTGACGGTGGTCGCGGAACCGGCACGGATCGAGACGGTCAAGGACGACGTCCAGGCGTATCTCGGGGAGTCGGACGCCGCGGAGCTGAAGCCCGAATCGGTCGAACTGTCGGCCCAGACCAGCGGTGACTTCGTGGAGGACATCCAGGAAATCATCAACCAGGTCACGCGGTTCGTCACCGGGATCGCGGTGATCGCGCTCATCGTGGGCGCGATCGGGATCGCGAACATCATGCTGGTGAGCGTCACCGAACGCACCCGTGAGATCGGGATCATGAAGGCCGTCGGCGCGCGCAACCGCGACGTGATGGGGCTGTTCCTCGCCGAGGCCACGGTGCTCGGCGGGGCCGGAGCGATCGTCGGCCTTCCGTTGGGTCTCGCGGTGGCCTACGGCGCGACGGCGTACGCCGAGGTGGCGTTCACGCCGGCATACGTCTGGTTCGCGATCGCGGTCGGCGTCGGCGTGTTGGTGGGTGTCGTCGCCGGTCTCTACCCCGCGTGGCGGGCGGCCCGCGTCGATCCCATCGACGCGCTCCGGTACGAGTAG
- a CDS encoding class 1 fructose-bisphosphatase, with protein sequence MSHASTIEAILDIVAGTTPEIREGLVGRREYVEGENPSGEDQLAADVHADQLLEERLLAIDGVGSYASEEREAVIGADEETADSGDGGLAVAVDPLDGSSNLKPNNAMGTIVAVYDAALPARGRDLVAAAYVLLGPITTMVAAVDGSVTEYVISDGERHTAREDISLPDDPTVYGFGGRVPDWTEEFTDYAREIESDTSLKLRYGGAMIGDVNQVMTYGGVFAYPALDSAPEGKLRLQFEGNPMAYIVESAGGKSSDGERSLLDVDPDDLHDRVPVHLGNAELIDGLEAAVGDE encoded by the coding sequence ATGAGTCACGCATCGACGATCGAAGCGATCCTCGACATCGTCGCCGGGACGACCCCCGAGATCCGCGAGGGGCTCGTCGGCCGACGCGAGTACGTCGAGGGCGAGAATCCTAGTGGGGAGGACCAGCTCGCGGCGGACGTTCACGCCGACCAGCTCCTCGAAGAGCGACTGCTCGCGATCGACGGCGTCGGTAGCTACGCGAGCGAGGAGCGCGAAGCGGTCATCGGGGCCGACGAAGAAACAGCGGACAGCGGTGACGGTGGGTTGGCGGTCGCGGTCGATCCCCTCGACGGCTCTTCCAATCTCAAGCCGAACAACGCGATGGGGACGATCGTCGCGGTCTACGACGCCGCGCTCCCCGCACGCGGCCGCGACCTCGTCGCCGCCGCCTACGTCCTCCTCGGCCCGATCACGACGATGGTGGCCGCCGTCGACGGAAGCGTGACGGAATACGTCATCAGCGACGGCGAGCGCCACACCGCCCGCGAGGACATCTCTCTGCCCGACGATCCGACGGTGTACGGGTTCGGCGGCCGTGTCCCCGACTGGACAGAGGAATTCACCGACTACGCGCGCGAGATCGAGTCGGACACCTCGCTGAAGCTCCGTTACGGCGGCGCGATGATCGGCGACGTGAACCAGGTGATGACCTACGGCGGCGTGTTCGCCTACCCGGCGCTCGACTCCGCTCCCGAGGGCAAGCTCCGTCTCCAGTTCGAGGGGAATCCGATGGCGTACATCGTCGAGTCGGCGGGCGGGAAGTCTTCGGACGGCGAGCGCTCGCTGCTCGACGTCGATCCCGATGATCTCCACGATCGAGTGCCAGTCCACCTCGGCAACGCGGAGCTGATCGATGGCCTCGAAGCGGCGGTCGGTGACGAGTGA
- the paaB gene encoding 1,2-phenylacetyl-CoA epoxidase subunit PaaB — MIWEVFRQEKPGEYHTHCGNVHAPDREMALMFAQIQHARRKPTHSLWVAPSEEISEVDESEAAFGGTTNKAYRWATSYNIEPVAEEVADSESEQAEAERARGEN; from the coding sequence ATGATCTGGGAAGTGTTTCGCCAGGAGAAGCCGGGCGAGTACCACACCCACTGCGGGAACGTCCACGCGCCCGACCGCGAGATGGCACTGATGTTCGCCCAGATCCAGCACGCCAGGCGCAAGCCGACCCATAGCCTTTGGGTTGCCCCCTCCGAAGAGATCAGCGAGGTCGACGAGAGCGAGGCGGCGTTCGGCGGGACCACGAACAAAGCCTACCGATGGGCGACGAGCTACAACATCGAACCGGTCGCCGAGGAGGTCGCCGACTCCGAGAGTGAACAGGCCGAGGCCGAGCGCGCCAGGGGTGAGAACTGA
- a CDS encoding alpha-ketoacid dehydrogenase subunit beta: protein MSSAAATEAGSMTERLTLVEGVREGLHTEMERDDRVMVLGEDVGKNGGVFRATEGLYDEFGGGRVVDTPLAESGIVGSAIGLALSGLRPVAEMQFMGFMYPAFDQLVSHAARLRSRSHGQYTCPLVVRAPYGGGIRAPEHHSESKEAFFVHEPGLKVVIPSTPADAKGLLTAAIRDPDPVMFLEPKLIYRAFREEVPQKSYEVSLGEAAVRREGSDISVYTWGAMTRPTLIAADNLADEHGVDCEVVDLRTLSPLDAGTVVASFEKTGRAAVVHEAPKTGGVGAEIATTIQEEALMYQEAPIKRIAGLDAPIPLHALEDYYLPQAVRIQDGILETVEF, encoded by the coding sequence ATGAGTTCGGCGGCGGCCACGGAGGCGGGATCGATGACCGAGCGTCTGACGCTGGTCGAAGGCGTTCGAGAAGGACTCCATACCGAGATGGAGCGCGACGATCGGGTGATGGTGCTCGGCGAGGACGTTGGCAAAAATGGCGGAGTGTTCCGCGCGACCGAAGGACTCTACGACGAGTTCGGCGGCGGGCGCGTGGTCGACACGCCGCTCGCGGAGTCGGGAATCGTGGGCTCGGCGATCGGGCTCGCGCTCTCAGGGCTGCGCCCGGTCGCGGAGATGCAGTTTATGGGATTCATGTACCCCGCGTTCGACCAGCTCGTGAGTCACGCGGCGAGACTCCGGAGCCGGAGTCACGGCCAGTACACCTGTCCGCTGGTGGTCCGCGCGCCCTACGGTGGCGGGATCCGCGCACCCGAACACCACTCCGAGTCGAAAGAGGCTTTCTTCGTCCACGAACCAGGCCTCAAAGTAGTGATTCCGAGTACGCCCGCCGACGCCAAGGGACTGCTGACTGCGGCGATCCGGGACCCCGATCCCGTGATGTTCCTCGAACCCAAACTCATCTACCGGGCGTTCCGCGAAGAAGTCCCCCAGAAGTCGTACGAGGTGTCGCTGGGCGAGGCTGCCGTGCGCCGCGAGGGATCGGACATCTCGGTGTACACGTGGGGTGCGATGACCCGCCCGACACTCATCGCCGCCGACAACCTTGCCGACGAACACGGCGTCGACTGTGAGGTGGTGGATCTCCGGACGCTCTCGCCGCTCGACGCCGGGACCGTGGTGGCGTCGTTCGAGAAGACCGGTCGTGCGGCCGTAGTTCACGAAGCGCCGAAGACCGGAGGAGTCGGCGCGGAGATCGCCACGACGATCCAGGAGGAAGCGCTCATGTATCAAGAGGCCCCCATCAAGCGGATCGCGGGCCTCGATGCGCCGATACCGCTCCACGCGCTCGAGGACTACTACCTACCGCAGGCGGTGCGGATCCAGGACGGCATCCTCGAGACGGTCGAATTCTGA
- the paaC gene encoding 1,2-phenylacetyl-CoA epoxidase subunit PaaC encodes MAATADLSAPNDLSDREREAVEALLYRLADDEFVIADRYTDWQVHAPTIESDIAIANIAQDELGHARLWYDLLEDFGYTEPDLIWERDPDTFRHSTLCELPFAEGDWADAIVRSYLYDEAEHLRLGALEGSSYPRIRDRIGKVTSEEDYHREHAENWLRRLAGGDEGRERVQDAVDRLFPHALALFEPVGEVEDDIDDLGLRTRTLEDMRAEWVETVTDTLTSIGIDVERPHVEDGQVAEEDLPEHVGRDGDHTDHWSTHFDEITNTYRELERHDATRLMEDPDDE; translated from the coding sequence ATGGCCGCCACTGCCGACCTCTCGGCCCCGAACGACCTCTCCGATCGTGAACGCGAGGCGGTCGAAGCGCTGCTCTACCGACTCGCCGACGACGAGTTCGTGATCGCGGACCGGTACACCGACTGGCAGGTCCACGCACCCACCATCGAATCCGACATCGCGATCGCGAACATCGCCCAGGACGAACTCGGCCACGCGCGGCTCTGGTACGACCTCCTGGAGGATTTCGGCTACACCGAGCCCGACCTGATCTGGGAGCGCGATCCCGACACCTTCCGGCACAGCACGCTCTGTGAGCTCCCGTTCGCCGAGGGCGACTGGGCCGACGCGATCGTCCGGTCGTACCTCTACGACGAGGCTGAACACCTCCGGCTGGGCGCGCTCGAAGGCTCGTCGTACCCCCGCATCCGCGACCGGATCGGAAAGGTCACGAGCGAGGAGGACTACCACCGCGAGCACGCCGAGAACTGGCTCCGCCGGCTCGCGGGCGGCGACGAGGGTCGCGAACGTGTCCAGGATGCCGTCGACCGGCTGTTCCCCCATGCGTTGGCGCTGTTCGAACCCGTGGGCGAGGTCGAAGACGACATCGACGACCTCGGGCTCCGGACCCGGACGCTCGAGGACATGCGGGCCGAGTGGGTCGAGACTGTCACCGACACCCTGACCTCGATCGGGATCGACGTCGAGCGCCCGCACGTCGAGGACGGCCAGGTCGCCGAGGAAGACCTGCCCGAACACGTCGGCCGCGACGGTGATCACACCGATCACTGGAGCACGCACTTCGACGAGATCACCAACACATACCGCGAACTCGAACGCCACGACGCCACCCGGCTGATGGAGGACCCCGACGATGAGTAG